The Capsicum annuum cultivar UCD-10X-F1 chromosome 3, UCD10Xv1.1, whole genome shotgun sequence genomic sequence aaaattgagtacTACTCATGGATAGTCAGCTGGTGCATTTTGCTTTATTATGCACTTATAAGGTAGAAagtattaaaaggaaaaaaaaaaaagaaagacgaAGAAATATGGGTTAGTTTTAATTAGTTGAATCTCGTCGATTAATCCgtgtatttacattttttagattttaaatccTCTTAGTAAAATCATAACTCCGCTACTGTGTTGCAAACTTATAAAGAACTACTCCATATGAGCTCAATGTGAATAAGGATGGATGACAATAGAATTACTGCAAACTTAAGGGACCATTTGAttaaaaagaatgaataaaacaATAGAGTAATTATGAAGTTTTTTGTTTGTCACATTTTTTACATCGTAGATTTTGGATCAGATTTAAAGAATTTATCTGAATATAAATTTGAATCAAATTTTGATAATATATGTTCACAAGAAAGTCATTAGGCATACATATACAAACAAAAAACACATGATCTTCGTTAGGTGGACTAGAAGGTAAAATACGCCTCCCATAACACCACTTTTTTTTACAGTGTGTCACTATTCTTTTACAAATCATTTTATGAGAAATAAAACCTTTCCTAGCAATTCCTCCATTGACAAATCAAGTTAGGCACCTAATAATATACTTCATTGTTtaataagaaaaggaaaagagaacTTCGATTTGCTACTGATGCACTCATCGTAGAGATTTGAATAATCATAAGCGCGTGAATGAGTAAGTTaataaaagtatatttttattttttacaaatgtTCGGGTAATTCTCATAAGGATAAGTTAGAGCGGTGAGATATTTATATGCGCATTTTACATGGATACAAAAGATGTTTAAAAAGCTCGTAATTTGTATGCaacaataaaattgatttattcaAATACCAGGATATTGACATTGTCGTAGTATGAACCAACAAATATATAAAGGGGTTTTGGGGTTCTGCAGTGGATTTTTAAGACGATGAAAGATATTTTAGTCTTAAAATGATAaaggtatttttgtcatttgctATATTAAATTCGGCAATATTTAATGCTCATATTCTTATTCCACATTCTATCTCGTGTACAATAATATTTCCTCCTTTtcacaataagtgaattgttggaatATTTTGTAgtgttcaaaataattgaattgttcacaattcaagatagatgttgaatatttttttcaaatttacccttcattaattaaaattttaaggttGAGTTCCAAGGacttgatttttttgaaaatttcttagTACATTAATGTGGTTTAACTTTCTATTGAAAGAGTACTTTatatcttttcatttttcattcgaCTTTCTatcaattttgaagaaaaaattgaaagctatatctaaattttaaagttattttaccTCCAAAAATTTGTTAGAAGTGccaattttaagatttttaagaTTGAAATGGACCAAAAATTTTATCTCCAAAAGCTAAACGTATCTAGAAGGAGTAATATGTTTAGTAGTAATTCTAAGAGTCTTTTATTGGATTCTGTATtagaaataaatgaatgaattaaaTAAGTATCGAGAGTAAGTATGATCATTGTTAAGGTTTTAGAATTTGAAgggtgaaaatgaaaaaaaaaacatcataaaTTAATGTCTTTGTTATTTTCTTGATATGTGTGTCAAAATTTAACAATTCACTTATTAGGCAACGGAGGAAGTAATAAATTTCCAcattaaataaattatacaaatatattatGTACGACGAAATGGGAAAACATAACTAAACAAAATATCTACATCAACTCTTCCTAGAAAACCAATCAATTATTAGCTTATGCTGATTTAATTTTAATGAAAGGATTAGCTCCCTTCAAACTCTAATCAAACAGGCCTTAATTAAGGAGTCGttggatttttaaaaataagttgtggtTAGATTAGTAATGTATTAATTGTTCGTGTAGTGACTAAATAGTTTAATCCTTGCATTACTAATTAACATACCTATTTTGTAGTATTTTCTATTAtgttatatgtataaaataatttttcattcgTATTTAAATATATGGTGTTTTTAGGATGGACACATTCCTTAAGAAACTATTCGTTCTTAGAAAACAAAGAGTATTTTTACTTACTCTTTAATAAATatcttgaaaaatatataattttttaatagtttcTTGATTATATCAAAACTCTCTATATTTATAGAAGGGTAAAGTTGAAAGATCATCATTTATATCCGATTGATTATAAAACACCACTTACTTAAAAGCAATGAAAGTATAGAGATTTTAGCATAATTTAATGCAGACATTATTTAGTATATAACGACAACTAAATATTATATCTTTGCTACATGCATgtgtaagtatgaacaaattAAATTCTTACAGTGAATTGCAAATGACTCATTAAGTCACTTATAATTTGTTTTATGGTATTTATCATTTGAATAACTGTGATAATTCTAGAACCAATATATGcaataaaattaaacttttagaaggatatatttattaaataaaagattgaTGTgggttatgcccatttttgtgacgTTTCACGAAAACTAGATGGATCATAGGGTATCATGTCAGTGTTATATCATTCAATTTTTTGTGTTATCTATTTTCGATACTAAGACAGTGGTCTATTACAATGGTtatgtttgatgaaaaattaCGGTTCAATTCTGAAGTGTCAGCATGAGAAATGACTCCTACATTTAAGAAAGGCAGCTAGCAGGTGTGTAAATAATCCAATACTAACAAAAGGACACTGGCaaatacataataatatggaTCCAATGAATTTGATAATTGAAATGAGTACAATCTAAATTTATTATCAATGATTCATTAGAGGGCAAGTCTAGTGCTAATAACCTTAGTAATTCAATCTCCaataacatatatttaaattGTTGTTAAAAAGCTCGCAATTGAGCTCTGGAATTGTAAGATCCTGTAAATTTTTTGAGTCGTTAAAACTCTTTTAAGCATGTTACGAGAAGCTTAGCActtaaaaatttggctaagtgttgaaactttttcattttcataagCCTTCGAAATTTTGACGAATTATTTCATGATCTTCCCGacctccgattcttgattttcttgttgcgttgcgatggggcaaggtcacAGTACATTCCGGATAAGTTTTGGGATTTTTCGGatagcataagggcatgtttggatttccaaaccAATAGCTCAAGGCGTTTAGCCCGCGCCGCCCAGCTTTTAGCACCGCTGTAGCCAAGGCGCCACCCTGGCTTCCCCGGGGGTCTAGGCAAGGCACTGCCCAGGGTATAGCCTTGGGCCAAAATTCTGCAGTTCAAGTCCATTTTTTCAAGGGCAATATGGTAATTTTTAATTCCTATATATACTCATTAACACGCGATTCAGTCTTATAACcaccaaaatatattgtttctctcaattttcttcaagaacaagacctagggttcATAGTTcaagacccaaatcatcaaaGTTCCTCCGTGAATCTTTCAAGAATCATAtagcaaggtatgttagatgttgattcttgggttccttccacccaagaagttcaagaatccctttctaaattcaaagattataatttttgtgagttttcatgatttatgtgaattatagttcatgttcatgttactgTTGAGTTataattcatattttagaatACAAGTTGCAAGCTTTGATCTTGATATGAGTTGAGTTGCATTATGTCCATGTTAAATTCCTAGATATGCAAGTTGGctgatgaaatcatgatacttaggtgtagtatttgttgaataaccaaagcatgctccccatatgtttgatagaatgcttatgtgaaggaagtAGGGTGATTGTAGCATGGTAAGTATGAAATCCTCAATTATGTGTCAACtaatgcatgcctagtgtttgttgaaaagccttagtgaaggaattatgatatgttgcatgtatTTCTATCCATGTGCACTCCATATTAAGCAAACTATGAAATATTAGTATACATTCACTATACATTTACCTGCTATGAtattcaagtgattgacgagatgTTGCATTGACTGTGTTGTGAATTATAGAATATTGTCATGATATGTACGAGTTGTCCTATCTTATAATATTTATGTTATccagtcctggggtatttataccctacaatttagctgcttgtttagagctgagtcagtttcaagataatttcagtcgtgctatgatcaatagaattcagccagtatagaacttaagaaaattcagtaatctcagtactagttcaaTTCAGTCTGAGTATTCAGCCTAATCCATCCCAGTactcagttcagaactcagtagtattcagacagaaagtagaattcataAGTATTCTGTTAGATAATGGAACCAAgcaaactcagtcagatcagtcaaaaAATATGAACAGTAATAGATTCatctcagtctaagttcagttaagaatcagttcagagtccttcagttgggagtaggagctagcaccgagtgagtgcagaGATGACGACTCCTTCGTTAGAGAAGTAGAGTCGTTAGTAACAGTCCCTGAAATCCAAAACTGCGTAGTCagcgcaggaccaggagtcacccgttagattaaggcttgactatcatactgccttaggcttgactttctgttcaAGGTCACCCATtaaagaggcttgaccatagcagaggtctttacccgtggtacgatatttacacccttccagctgaggtcacaggttggaccccactagttcagatttggggaacgtcggttaagtgagaactcccatagttgcagtttcagtattagtcttcagagtacaactcagaaatcaggattgtcagatacagtcgcccatctcagtaaggaacttagattgttccatagattcatggaccacctactagataggcctggtctcatataaagttaatcagtatcagtactaatagatccagagatcatCCGCTAAATaagcctgatctcaaactcagtccattatttctattattaaaagattcatagatcttctgctagataggtctgatctcagatacaatcattccttatcattattagtagatttagagatcatccgttaaagaggtttgatctcagatttagtcagtcgatagtagcaagctcagaacacagttattgatatgagtagattcagttattcagtattccagagttagtaaactcagatatcaatattaGCAGACCcagtcatcagtaagtcagtattccGAAACCAATGTTCAGAAGTTAGTATTCAATGTTGCCATGATTTTAGTAatgatttatgcattcatgcatgtatcctcattcagcatattcagattattcagtcagtatagttcatgcataaacccttgcatttagccttacctcatctagcataccagtacattcaaagtactaacgcatacttttctcttgcgctatggtgtcttataccataggttccgaaGTGCAAGAttcagagcacccttagcaatccagactcagtcagcagtagtagacgtagcagtgagtcctcatcattcgaggatgcttcctattttagttttatattagattcagttcattttcagtagacggagttagttggggacctgtcccttcaactccacagttcagacagtttagaggcttttcgaacatatgtattagtattcaattttcagtattgattatttcagatattttgaaccttatggccagtttccgccaattttccacatttattacctatattatgcaatgctcaggtacagatatcagatgagggttagcttgtggtccttcggggtcatgagcaccgtgtggcgtcccgATTATAGAAAATCGCGACGTTACAGAAATGGATAAATCAATTTCACCCTACCAGGTCTGCATTAGTCGTTTCGTTCCTTTTTGCAAATGATACACTCCTAaccttaaataaataaaacacattTGTGGAATCAAAGCAAAGTGATATCAATAAGATAGAGTGATTGTTGAGTTCAAAACCACTTAACAAACAAATCCAACAATTATAAATTGTTAGTAGTTATATTAATTAAGTGAAATGACAATAACtgaattttcttccattttaaattcttaaattaCTGGTACAACGACATAAGAAACGCTGATATAACGACACAAGTATCGTTAAATAACGACGACATAATATGATCATTGATATTATAACAATACAAAACAATCATTGACATAACGAGATGAGTACGTAATTTCATTGACATAATAACGACATAAACTGATCCTTGAAATTACAGGACCTAAAATGACCATTGACATAACAACATGAGTAATATCATTAACATAATAACGACATAGACTAAATGGTTGTTGACACTATGATGACAAGAAAATGATCAACGACATAGTTAAAGTGAGTTCTTAATCGCTTAACAAACTAATATAATTAAAAGACATTAGTAATTAAAGGAAATAATAATTGctagatttttttcctctttgaatTCTCTTGACATAACGACTCAAATCACTTGTATCACAATAACGAAATAAAATAGTATTGCATTATAGCGATATAAAATGGTTGTTGACACAGTGACATGAATATTCGTTGGCACAATAACGATATAAAATGATCGCGAGATTCACATTGTAGCTAGCAACACAAAATGATTACTGACATAATTCCTACGACTTCTTAGTCACTCAACAAACTAATCTATCAGCGAAAGGTCGTTAGTAATTAAAGAAAACAATGGtaactagattttttttttcatttcaaattctcaaatTGTTGTCATAACGACGTAAAATGATTATTGGCTACCTATTTTAAGTTAATTATGTCATATTAACTAAAGAATACatacaatattatatataaagaAACCTATATAGTAATAATTGTAATAATATTgataatcataaataaagaaaacaatcTACCGTCACCTAATactcaaatcaaaataatataaaaaaattataacattaATCAACGTGCTTAATCAGtactctttttaaaaaattttgtggGCTCACGATTTTTTAGTTAGGCAATATTTTAAACTTAAACGGTCGATAATTTTTAAgtaataaaagaacaaaaagtaATCAACTAATGAGGTAAAAAACGTGTGCTTTGAGCAAGTTTTGGGAGCTTTCCTACccaactgtttttttttttgttttttttttatatagtaagTCACTTAATGTAATATATGTGTGACTAATTGCACAAATcatatttaccttttttttttctgaaaaaataataattaattacttaCCCAATTTTGACATataatgcattttttttttatttttgttaataagTAATTAAGTATATCCAATATGTGTTGCACCGTCAAACAAATTAAGAGTTCATCTGATTTAATATTTAAGTGTAGAaacatttttggaaaaaaaaaaaagagagttccaatcaaaaaaaaaaaaagcaaagaaaagaaggaaaatacaATTAATTGTGATTAAAATGTTTATATGCACTCAAGAGCGTGACATAAGGTCCGGTGACGTGTACTTGCTACTCGCATTAttctttttaaacaaaaataaaataaaataaaaatagaaataaaaatataaatctaacttctgttttatttttttgttcttattagTTATAGTAACTTCCAAAGGTGGATTATGTGAGTGTGAAATAATAGGTTATCAGCTGTATGTGAATACTGTTTAGTATTTAATAGTGTGCTACTCTAGGAGATATCATTCATAATAGAAAATTAGGTACGTAGCAAAAGGTGTAGTATCTCCTATtaatataaaactttttttcttattcttcaaaaATGATGAATGCTCAAGGCCACTTTTTGGTATGTTATTTTGTTGAGTTCTGACAATTCATTTATTTGTTCATTCAAGTTGTtactattttcttttaatagATTTTTTTGCTTGTAAGCAGCATTTAATCTCCAGATTTTTATTACTTCAAGAGTGTTAAtgctaaaaatttaattttgcaGGGGACATATCAGCTTCCGTGGTTCTACTTCAGTGACGTTGAAATCTATTTCAAAATTACTcggtaatattttattttttttgctactATAATCATTTtatagaaagataaaaagaaaattaattgagttgcattttctgaaataaaaatgTATCCAAATTTTCTTGTTATGTCTAAGAAAATTAATTGAGTTGCATTTCgtagaataaaaatatatctaaatttttttgCCATGCCTTGATTTACTTGATTCACAAACACACACACGCATAAACAAATGCTTTTCTTTTTCAATAACTAAAAACAAAAGTTGATCGTTAATAACGAGGTTTTATCAAAAGATAATAACAATTATGGGTTATTTAGCAAGGAGTTAAAACCCAATTTGagcaaattcattttttttatatgctTTATATGTTTTCAAGATTAAACCCTACTTTTCATTGTTCAGCCATATGTATCTAGATCTATACAACGTTTTGTTAAACAAGTCTTTTTGTGCTTAGTTAGTTGatacttaaatatatattttattagtgAAAATTTGATGCTGCACGTTGTAATCTCCCCACCATTTTCACTATCTTCaagcttttttcaaaaaaaaaaaatcaattttgtacTCTAAAATAAACTCATCACCCAGGtgatctcatatatatatatatatatacacacacatatatatagagagagagattgaaCTTTAGGATGTGTGTTCTATAGACGAACACCTTTTTCAATTTCTGTCATGTTGGtcacaaaaaaaatttagaaaacatCTTTTTTCTAGAAAAACAAATTCTTAAAAAACGAAAATAATAATTTCACTAGGAAAAAAACAAATCCATAAGTAATCCACAAGTAACATTTCACGTTGATTGTCCCTTCTCCATCCTCCAACTCCCCCACCCCCTATAGCTCCCATTCACAAATTCCCACACACCTTGCCCTCAACCCTCTACCCCATCATGTTTTGGGTAtcaaacacacacaaaaaaaaaaaattcctagaaaaaatatttttcttggtaTCCAACACACCTTGCAAGTCATGtgtttttctttacttcttttgGTTGCATTTTGGTTGTGTTACCTTTGTATTATATCATGATCCTAAACTTGTATATATAAATTTGTTTGACAGATCTAAGATTGAGTTGTCATGTAACTTTATGGAAAATTCAGATGAGCAAAAGTCAGCACTTACAAATCAATACATAGATGCTAAAGTGAATGTGGGAAACAAAGGGGTTTTAGATGCCTTTAAGGTAAGATCTCGTGTAGCACTTGAAAAAGAAACTGCTGCAGCAAGGGCAATGTTGTTGAAGAATAGGGCTTCTACAAGCTTGGCCGGCCATGGTTTTATTAGCTCTATTCAACCATGCATTTTGGCTACAACCAAAACATTGCCAATATCAAATGCAACACCGTTTGCTAATTGTCGTAAGCATGGCTTTGCCTCTTACCTTGCACTTGAAGAGATTGAAAAATCTGAGTACTACACTCGCGTAGAGATTCGTTATCCAGAACACCAAATTATTCACAAGTACGTATTGTTTTTCTGTCTGCTTTGATACTATGTTTAAGTCGTTTAATTAATTATGTTTCGAACAGGTACATGGATTGTGAGTTGAAATTTCATGAGCAAACGAGTCGACATACTAATATGCTTCAGAGAGCACAATGGGGATATCCGCAGACGCGCAAAGGAGAAGGGAAGGTTCCAGTTTTACATTGGCAATAGGCCATTAGCTTTTCGTTGTTGAAAAATGTTATCTTATCTTATGTTAATTAGTGGCTTTTTATCAAGATATGTAATAGTAGTTAAGTGGAGCAGCTAGCTAGCTAGCATAGAAAGGTCACTGCATGTCTTTCTGCAGTTGATCAATGTTGTTGTTCAGTTTAATTGTCATCTCAGTTCAGTTAGTATTAAACCTTGGTTCATTATGTTTAGTACTTATTTTGCTTGAATCCTTTCAATAAATGCACGTAGGCAACTGGTCGTCGAGGAGAGTCGTGCAGAAGCTAGTAAAGTAATTAAAcgttgaatgattatacatgaaagaaaaatataccaaaaatgaaaatattataatGTGGTTTGATCAAATTAACCTAGTAGAAGGAAATAACAATATATTAACATAGAAGAGAGAATAAATTTTTCTAACTCAAAAAAGATCTTCAATTTCATAGAATTTTTTTTCCTCCTAAAAAGAGATTAGCTAACTTTTcttttgagaaaaacaaaaatcaattataaTAAACATTTCGTGGTACttttagcttcttcttttttaaatctAAATGAGGTTAGAAAATTATAA encodes the following:
- the LOC107865824 gene encoding uncharacterized protein LOC107865824, with the translated sequence MMNAQGHFLGTYQLPWFYFSDVEIYFKITRSKIELSCNFMENSDEQKSALTNQYIDAKVNVGNKGVLDAFKVRSRVALEKETAAARAMLLKNRASTSLAGHGFISSIQPCILATTKTLPISNATPFANCRKHGFASYLALEEIEKSEYYTRVEIRYPEHQIIHKYMDCELKFHEQTSRHTNMLQRAQWGYPQTRKGEGKVPVLHWQ